The following coding sequences lie in one Plasmodium sp. gorilla clade G2 genome assembly, chromosome: 11 genomic window:
- a CDS encoding bicoid-interacting protein BIN3, putative yields MLVKNSKDNEKAKEKRIKKLCLYGNFKNYYYERYIKRKKQNVIYVKNNDEEDIEEIVLYDNNIGTDKYNNMIDNNKRCDNNYDSENIYYIYDHRLNHINKYHKDIFKEKVILDIGCNCGIVSFLLGLNFECRVVNAIDIDNNIITKNIKLLRLFIEFIFIYNSERHMLDFFLKNKDISKIEIDMFKNIYFLYEKLKGSRNYYNKMNNIYNQDIITDINDPNTCDNSLRHFPLNIYFLCSDIFDNKYRHLNNTYDIILALSVIKWIHLNKGDEHLILFFDRVYFMLKQNGYFILEYNKEKKYKLRKIQKKYYKKNISLNYKNFDDIAQGKYNNRCKMILLNKFFFFTHKGDETSNKKNKSGMFNREVCIYRKV; encoded by the coding sequence ATGCTTGTAAAGAACTCTAAAGATAATGAGAAAgctaaagaaaaaagaataaagaaattatgtttatatggaaattttaaaaattattattatgagagatatataaaaagaaaaaaacagaaTGTGATATATGTTAAGAATAATGATGAGGAAGATATTGAAGAAATagttttatatgataataatataggaaCAGATAAGTACAATAATAtgattgataataataaaaggtgtgataataattatgatagtgagaatatatattatatatatgatcacCGATTaaatcatattaataaatatcataaggatatttttaaagaaaaagtaATTTTAGATATTGGATGTAATTGTGGAATTGTTAGTTTTTTATTAGGTTTGAATTTTGAATGTAGAGTAGTTAATGCTAtagatatagataataatataataactaaaaatataaaattattaagattatttattgaatttatatttatatataatagtgaGAGACATATGTTagatttctttttaaaaaataaagatatatcaaaaatagaaattgacatgtttaaaaatatttattttttatatgaaaaattaaaaggttctagaaattattataataaaatgaataatatatataaccaagATATAATAACTGATATAAATGATCCAAATACTTGTGATAATAGTTTAAGACATTTTccacttaatatatattttttatgtagcgatatatttgataataaatatagacATCTTAATAACACATATGATATTATACTTGCTTTGTCTGTCATTAAATGGatacatttaaataaagGTGATGAAcatttgattttattttttgatcgtgtttattttatgttaaaacaaaatggatatttcatattagaatataataaagagaagaaatataaattaagaaaaattcaaaagaaatattataaaaaaaacatatcattaaattataaaaacttTGATGATATAGCACAAGGAAAGTACAACAATAGGTGTAAAATGATCCTATTgaataagttttttttttttactcaTAAAGGGGATGAAACAagtaataagaaaaataaatctgGAATGTTTAACAGGGaggtatgtatatataggaaggtataa
- a CDS encoding nucleolar preribosomal assembly protein, putative produces MEENEENTNNNKVDKEILIQFVDHENVTTGPVINVSLNITKDNLDELLNNLKKKNEDLPDQDDSEDINYYSFMINDKLPIKNSLYEAIKDNHISSEDILSIKYFPLNIFKVKKISTCTSTLPGHTSSILCLAFSPNSSHLATGSGDNTVRLWDIYTQTPIATLKDHKSWVLVVLFSPDNKFLATAGMDSNVCIYETHTGKLLNILTGHKKEVTTLCFEPLHLLKEEDIQNDLDNTNKRKINDNEQKDQSDNTYKKIKKYNENDVNSCNGDYSNGHHSEKNDKIKSDSSKEETTNNNKTDKINKKKNISNIQNNQSYDNTSSNRSYFVRSRLASAGKDGSIRINNILNNSVDKILNGHSDTITCILWSGRDTTNSILYSSSRDTTIKIWNVNEGTLIYNFKGHKHWVNCLTLNSERLLKNGIYNLDVIINKINIVNYIDKSKNIMKNFFKRQQYEKIVSGSDDGTLFLIDCLPNNEYKNFRLLGHQKPVIHTQFSPNGKMIVSSSFDKSIRVWSAVDGKFLAVYRGHVGPVYKVSWSIDNNFFVSCSQDSTLKLWKVNHLLEQIELPQSDIEKKQQQNEQKNDQTNNDTNDIKNNNQQKNKVNDKEKNQNNKKIKTLLVDLPGHADAVYAVDWSNDGKFVASGGKDKVLKLWSH; encoded by the coding sequence ATGGAAGAAAACGAAGAAAATACAAACAATAATAAAGtagataaagaaatattaatcCAATTTGTTGATCATGAGAATGTTACAACAGGACCTGTTATAAATGtttctttaaatattacAAAAGATAATTTAgatgaattattaaataatttaaaaaaaaagaatgagGATTTACCTGATCAAGATGATTCagaagatataaattattattcatttatgaTTAATGATAAATTACCTATAAAAAATAGTTTATATGAAGCTATTAAAGATAATCATATAAGTAGTgaagatatattatcaataaaatattttcctttaaatatatttaaagtaaaaaaaatatctacATGTACATCTACATTACCAGGACATACAAGTTCAATATTATGTTTAGCATTTAGTCCAAATAGTTCTCACCTTGCCACGGGTTCAGGTGATAATACTGTTCGTTTATGGGATATATACACACAGACACCTATAGCAACATTAAAAGATCATAAATCATGGGTTCTAGTTGTACTTTTTTCACcagataataaatttttggCAACAGCTGGTATGGATAGcaatgtatgtatatatgaaacACATACTGGAaaacttttaaatatattaacaggTCATAAAAAAGAAGTCACAACGTTGTGTTTTGAACCCTTACATCTTTTAAAAGAAGAGGATATACAAAATGATTtggataatacaaataagagaaaaattaatgataatgagCAAAAAGACCAATCagataatacatataagaaaataaaaaagtataatgaaaatgatgtTAATAGTTGCAATGGAGATTATTCAAACGGACACCATAGTGAAaagaatgataaaataaagagTGATTCTTCCAAAGAAGAaacaacaaataataataaaacggataaaataaacaaaaaaaagaatatatcaaatatacaaaataaccAATCGTATGATAATACTTCATCTAATCGTTCTTATTTTGTAAGGAGCAGACTTGCAAGTGCTGGAAAAGATGGAAGTATTCGTATTAACAATATTTTAAACAACAGTgttgataaaatattaaatggtCATTCTGATACAATTACTTGTATCTTATGGTCAGGAAGAGATACTACAAATAGTATTTTATATAGTAGTTCGAGAGATACAACTATTAAAATATGGAATGTAAATGAAGGGaccttaatatataattttaaaggACATAAACATTGGGTTAATTGTCTAACCTTAAATTCAGAaagattattaaaaaatggtatatataatcttgatgttataattaataaaattaatatagtaaattatatagataaatcaaaaaatataatgaaaaactTTTTTAAACGTCaacaatatgaaaaaattgtAAGTGGTTCAGATGATGGTACATTATTTCTAATTGATTGCCTAccaaataatgaatataaaaattttagatTATTAGGTCATCAAAAACCTGTAATTCATACACAATTTTCTCCAAATGGAAAAATGATTGTGTCCTCTTCTTTTGATAAAAGTATAAGAGTATGGTCAGCTGTTGATGGCAAATTCTTAGCTGTTTATCGTGGTCATGTAGGACCTGTATATAAAGTTTCTTGGTCTATAGATAACAACTTTTTTGTATCATGTAGTCAAGATAGTACTTTGAAATTGTGGAAGGTTAACCACTTATTAGAACAAATTGAATTACCACAATcagatatagaaaaaaaacaacaacaaaatgaacaaaaaaatgatcaaacaaataatgacactaatgatataaaaaataataatcaacaaaaaaataaagtaaatgataaagaaaaaaatcaaaataataaaaaaatcaaaacatTACTTGTAGATTTACCAGGACATGCTGATGCAGTTTATGCAGTCGACTGGTCAAATGATGGTAAATTTGTTGCATCAGGTGGAAAAGATAAAGTATTAAAATTGTGGTCCCACTGA
- a CDS encoding leucine-rich repeat protein — protein sequence MAENNVDDINLECENEKENNILPEKRLVDNIKEKNIDEIKKKENDNKEKNIMFHIKNGLCDLEKTLKGDGYAYSNLTCIKKDIDFIPKSIIKYIHLKYINLSHNNIKDFVYLYVLPDIIFLDVSYNMLKEIVELKKDHLKNCIYINLSHNLISHMNNIFLNNLVEFNISYNSINNINIYLSNTIKILNLSNNNIKNINFKNTLNNLLDLDISSNPIENLDFYTYIPNLIVLRINDNTTISMDKLKNINNFKSLQSLFMENYLYFKDISYKEVKQILLQNSKDIHLLSFNGNHLYKKTDPIEQATE from the coding sequence ATGGCAGAAAATAATGtagatgatataaatttaGAATGTGAAAATGAgaaggaaaataatattttaccaGAAAAAAGATTAgttgataatattaaagaaaagaatatagatgaaataaaaaagaaagaaaatgataataaagaaaagaatattatgTTTCATATAAAGAATGGTTTGTGTGATTTAGAGAAGACTTTAAAGGGTGATGGGTATGCATATAGTAATTTGAcatgtataaaaaaagatattgaTTTTATACCTAAgagtattattaaatatatacatttaaaatatataaatttatctcataataatataaaagatttcgtatatttatatgttttacctgatataatatttcttgatgtatcatataatatgttaaaagaaatagtagaattaaaaaaagatcatttaaaaaattgtatatatataaatttatcacataatttaatttcacatatgaataatatatttttaaataatcttgttgaatttaatatatcatataatagtataaataatataaatatatatttatctaatactataaagatattaaatttatctaataataatattaaaaatataaattttaaaaatacattaaataatttattagatTTAGATATTTCTTCTAATCCAATAGAAAACTTAGACttttatacatacataccaaatttaattgttttaagaataaatgataatacaacCATATCTATGGATAAGTTAaagaatattaataattttaaatccttacaatcattatttatggaaaattatttatactttaaagatatatcatataaGGAAGTCAAACAAATACTATTACAAAATTCAAAGGATATTCATTTGTTATCATTCAATGgaaatcatttatataaaaaaacagaTCCAATTGAACAAGCGACAGAATGA
- a CDS encoding CCAAT-box DNA binding protein subunit B — MSSNIESNNSLNDEDDNKTLNINRDNNLIESNDNVYSLGEYKNELNEADCSDNIKTEKEVSNIYNDDEKNDIEYMNNICNKNENLEEKTNVLKDTGVDVPFCYNNNSNNGTHHCDNEDDEEDNDYINNSETRKNGNDSDIDYVSNFSSMDPDKNCNRSNSFASNGDKESNDNNLNKKSQNVNYLNTQKKDYEKLKGEEYPFSGNFEKNDENISNEIKDSVDENIEIYENGISGMNILIGENENHKENMKNMEKKEINEKNEVEKINEENNMNNMDNMDNMNISINYDNNNNNDDIYKSGEKEDSNKLYEQYLNDSKNNGDTLNNDNVDKLNSYNLKDFFIDNNNNYNVKEEQYSKECIKNINSDEKMDETNKLNNNNDNNNNNNNNIKDCNSNYINPINNENISIDQENYNNDDAKIDQLLNNIPNTNGSNGSNGSNDANDVNEKSHEFKRIDLLNTNYKKSVINNDNMNNINIDNNYNNNNSGLSNNMMYSNHIGDNTYHNNIYNNNNNINNTMNDQFFNYQHMNYTNDNNDPSYIYLNQDNMIYDNINKYNVSNNPDYLIKDNEMMNYNQMGYINKNVKEENMNNFNEGDYYFIKGKMGNIENMNNLEYMEYNNIMNSNNNNNSISKKRRSKKKDNVVKEDIKTENKLYEMKDGNTNRKRRNSYMSDEKRKERKSTIYDNKMIPNNDNNNNNINVDNNFMHTNYEYINNNSNNNNNNSNNNMYISNNLNNMNYKNYTNDVDNISYINESLSNNDQHYNMNNLINTNGDNLYGMNNMNMGYLKNHTNEDTNIEQGEAYHNNINQAYDSQNNNNNNTTNGTTTTNNNNNSNNNNNNNNNNNNNNSSSNNNNSYNISNVISKGGNGNENQQNYNFNEINNNMNENSDYANLSKNTEYDGYDEYVNLGDQKNDDMSDDSNSCDEKGNDKNGDSIDSADKKKGSKSDSETLLPIANISRIMKRILPGSAKVAKESKDIIRECVTEFIQFLTSEASDRCTREKRKTINGEDILYSMEKLGFNDYIEPLTEYLNKWKQLKELNNSNNYHEKKFDNIKKTQESSDLNNNNNNSVENKNVEENVYTEENYRIMNNVYNDQNEIFETNINNIYTNSNDCEYANGV, encoded by the exons atGTCAAGTAATATAGAGTCTAACAATTCTTTAAACGATgaggatgataataaaacattaaatataaacagGGACAATAATTTGATTGAATCGAATGATAATGTATATAGTTTAGGTGAATATAAGAACGAGTTAAATGAAGCTGATTGtagtgataatataaaaactgAAAAAGAAgttagtaatatatataatgatgatgaaaagaatgatattgaatatatgaataacatatgtaataaaaatgaaaatttagaAGAAAAAACTAATGTTTTAAAAGATACAGGTGTAGATGTACCATtctgttataataataattcaaataatggAACTCATCATTGTGataatgaagatgatgaagaagataatgattatataaataacagtGAAACACGTAAGAATGGTAATGATAGTGATATTGATTATGTTAGTAATTTCTCTTCTATGGATCCTGATAAAAATTGTAATAGAAGTAATTCCTTTGCATCTAATGGAGATAAAGAATccaatgataataatttaaataaaaagtcTCAGaatgtaaattatttaaatacacaaaaaaaagattatgAAAAATTGAAAGGTGAGGAATATCCCTTCTCTggaaattttgaaaaaaatgatgaaaatatatctaaTGAGATAAAAGATTCGGTAGATGAAAATATTGAGATATATGAAAATGGTATCAGTggtatgaatatattaattggtgaaaatgaaaatcataaggaaaatatgaaaaatatggaaaaaaaggaaattaatgaaaaaaatgaagtggaaaaaataaatgaagagaataatatgaataatatggataatatggataatatgaatatttctatcaattatgataataataataataatgatgatatatataaatcaggTGAAAAAGAAGATTCAAATAAGTTGTATGAacaatatttaaatgattcaaaaaataacggagatacattaaataatgataatgttgataaattaaattcttataatttaaaagatttctttatagataataataataattataatgtgAAGGAAGAACAATATTCCAAagaatgtataaaaaatataaattcggATGAAAAAATGgatgaaacaaataaattaaataataataatgataataataataataataataataatattaaggaTTGTAATTCTAATTATATAAACCCTATTAATAATGAGAATATATCAATAGATCAAGAAAactataataatgatgatgcaAAAATAGATCAGTTGTTGAATAATATACCTAATACAAATGGTTCAAATGGTTCAAATGGTTCAAATGATGCAAATGATGTAAATGAAAAATCACatgaatttaaaagaatagatttattaaatacgaattataaaaaaagtgtaatcaataatgataatatgaataatataaatattgataataattataataataataatagtgggTTATCTAATAATATGATGTATAGTAACCACATAGGAGACAATacatatcataataatatatataataataataataatataaataatacaatgaATGATCAATTTTTTAACTATCAACATATGAATTacacaaatgataataacgATCCAtcgtatatttatttgaatcAAGATAATATGAtctatgataatataaataaatataatgtgtCAAATAATCCTGATTATCTCATTAAAGATAATGAAATGATGAATTATAATCAGATGGGTTATATTAACAAGAATgtgaaagaagaaaatatgaacaattttAATGAGggtgattattattttattaaaggaaaaatgggaaatatagaaaatatgaataatttggaatatatggaatataataatataatgaatagtaacaataacaataatagtaTTAGTAAGAAGAGAAGATCTAAAAAGAAAGATAATGTTGTTAAAGAGGATATAAAGacagaaaataaattatatgaaatgaAAGATGGAAATACAAATAGAAAAAGGAGAAATAGTTATATGAGtgatgaaaaaagaaaagaaagaaaatcaactatatatgataataaaatgataccaaataatgataataataataataatattaatgtggataataattttatgcatactaattatgaatatataaacaacaacagcaacaataataataataatagtaataataatatgtatatatctaacaatttaaataatatgaattataaaaactATACAAATGATGTAGATaacatttcatatataaatgaatccTTAAGTAATAATGATCaacattataatatgaataatttaataaatactaATGGTGATAATCTTTAtggtatgaataatatgaatatgggatatttaaaaaatcataCAAATGAGGATACAAACATAGAACAAGGTGAAgcatatcataataatattaatcaaGCATATGATagtcaaaataataataataataatacgaCAAATggtactactactactaataataataataatagtaataataataataataataataataataataataataataatagtagtagtaataataataattcatataatattagtaaCGTTATTAGTAAAGGGGGGAACGGTAATGAGAACcaacaaaattataatttcaatgaaattaataataatatgaatgaaaacTCAGATTATGCAaatttatcaaaaaatacAGAATATGATGGATATGATGAATATGTTAATTTAGGAGatcaaaaaaatgatgatatgtCTGATGACTCAAATTCTTGTGATGAGAAaggaaatgataaaaatggtGATAGTATAGATTCGgctgataaaaaaaaaggatcaAAAAGTGATAGTGAAACATTATTACCAATAGCTAACATTAGTAGAATTATGAAAAGAATTTTACCTGGATCTGCAAAAGTAGCTAAAGAAAGTAAGGATATTATAAGGGAGTGTGTAACTGAATTTATTCAGTTCCTAACCAGCGAG gcTAGTGATAGGTGTACgagagaaaaaagaaaaaccaTAAATGGAGaggatattttatattctatGGAAAAATtag GCTTTAATGATTACATAGAACCATTAACTGAATATCTCAATAAGTGGAAGcaa TTGAAGGAATTAAATAACTCCAATAATTaccatgaaaaaaaatttgataatataaaaaaaacacagGAATCAAGcgatttaaataataataataacaattcaGTTGAAAATAAGAATGTAGAAGAAAATGTATATACCGAAGAAAATTATCGCATAATGAATAATGTTTATAATGATCAGAATGAGATATTTGAgactaatataaataatatttacacGAATTCAAATGATTGTGAATATGCAAATGGggtataa
- a CDS encoding kinesin-like protein, putative, with protein MNEHIKVFLRIKPNVENIIKLINEDCTVYKVQNNQLHLYEKKKSYNDMNELKTKTFNFNHIFDIHVKQNEIFDVLGKNLINNFMNGYNSSILAYGNTNSGKTYTLYGDRNIGEENQNYGLIYYSLKYLFDLKNINKDTEISISVVEIYLEKIRDLGKLFQLYHISTTTNDTITYYSQFHDNIIREDEKGNTFVENITLLPIKNIEDVKEIIDLCFKYRKTYSTKKNRVSSRSHCLLTVYQHKNIKEKELISQINFIDLAGSEKFNDIEMINKKELININNTLSILNRVIMALSTKNKITKNMENKICGNEKVKMNMNNIPNIHIPYRDSKLTRLLKNSLNGNSFNYILICLNLNTYKIDDFINSLIFAKRCKMIKQKIKKNKNKKYSSNSETEKSNNTSEESSYESYDSTCDLYHNINNKNKNNHDNNPFHNNLYYYKGKKIKMKNINNHTDIMINKLLNYFTLLIRKKYNDLIKQKNSIFNNLIKIIKIEEQNKDQLKKHKNYLLNILKRKKKQLKYNKEYLNNILHSKKHTLQNDQNKDTNKIVTDLSISPFEENENLKEKSHSNFLKFSYDNTEQLNNKMNTQTNNVTTDVVNEKKSNDNIYNDNNKEDNHHHNINNDNFIYNNSQMNKSQNIHPTFNSNTTKIVDNKHIKNKEPNKNDILYEQENISNSSIYINSSKKEDHIKRIYSDIHTLYQLELKELNKKKIYIEEINSMNSNLFNLMNKFANMLRNIYLNKYSVVIKNGNKKLNLSNYYYTNINQTYKINDFYKKGENILNTNHNFKNINEDIFYIYQKINQ; from the exons ATgaatgaacatataaaagTTTTTCTTAGAATTAAACCCAAcgttgaaaatattataaaattgatAAATGAAGACTGTACAGTATATAAAGTACAAAATAATCAGTTACATTtatatgagaaaaaaaaaagctatAATGATATGAATGAATTGAAAACCAAGACATTCAACTTCAAtcatatatttgatatacaTGTAAAACAAAATGAGATATTTGATGTCCTTGGAAAAAATCTTATAAACAATTTTATGa ATGGATATAATAGTTCAATATTAGCATATGGTAATACAAATAGTGGTAAAACATATACTTTATATGGTGATAGAAATATAGGAGAAGAAAATCAGAATTACGGATTAATATACTATTCCTTGAAATATCTTtttgatttaaaaaatataaataaa GACACTGAAATATCCATATCGGTTGTTGAAATATATCTAGAAAAAATAAGAGACCTAg GGAAATTATTTCAATTATATCACATATCAACAACTACTAATGATACTATAACTTATTATTCTCAATttcatgataatataataagagAGGATGAAAAAGGAAAT accTTTGTAGAGAATATAACACTCTTaccaataaaaaatattgaagat GTCAAAGAAATAATCGACTTATGCTtcaaatatagaaaaacttattctacaaaaaaaaatcgtGTGTCCTCTAGATCTCATTGTTTGTTGACAGTTTATCagcataaaaatattaa agaaaaagaattaatttCACAGATCAATTTTATCGATTTAGCTGGATCTGAAAAATTTAACGATATTGA aatgataaataaaaaagagttgattaatataaataatacattatcAATTCTTAATAGGGTCATTATGGCATTAAgtactaaaaataaaattacgaaaaatatggaaaataaaatatgtggaaatgaaaaagtaaaaatgaatatgaataatattccaaatatacatatacctTACAGAGACTCTAAATTGACAAGGTTACTCAAG AATAGCTTGAATGGAAACTCGTTCAACTACATTTTGATATGCCTCAATTTGAATACATACAAAATAGATGACTTTATTAATAGCTTGATATTTGCAAAAAGATGTAAAATGATAAaacagaaaataaaaaaaaataaaaataagaaatattctTCTAATTCAGAAACTGAAAAGAGTAATAACACATCTGAAGAAAGTTCCTACGAAAGTTATGATTCTACTTGTgatttatatcataatattaataacaaaaataaaaataatcacGATAATAATCcttttcataataatttatattattataaagggaaaaaaataaaaatgaaaaatatcaaTAATCATACTGATATTATGATTAATAAACTGTTGAATTATTTTACATTACTtatcagaaaaaaatataatgatttgataaaacaaaaaaattctaTTTTCAacaatttaattaaaattataaagattgaagaacaaaataaagatcaattaaaaaaacataaaaattatcttttgaatatattaaaaaggaaaaaaaaacaactaaaatataataaggaatatttaaataatatactaCATTCAAAAAAGCATACCTTACAGAATGATCAAAATAAAGATACAAACAAAATTGTAACTGATCTATCAATTTCACCttttgaagaaaatgaaaatttaaaagaaaagagtcattcaaattttttaaaattttcatatgaTAATACGGAACAACTTAATAACAAAATGAATACACAAACAAATAATGTAACCACTGATGTagttaatgaaaaaaaatctaatgataatatatataatgataataataaagaagataatCATCATCACAATATAAACaatgataattttatttataataattctcAAATGAACAAATCACAAAATATTCATCCTACATTTAATAGTAATACAACAAAAATAGTTGATAATAAACATATCAAAAATAAAGAAcctaataaaaatgatattttatatgaacaagaaaatatttctaattcatctatatatataaattcatcaaaaaaagaagatcATATAAAAAGGATTTATTCAGATATTCATACATTATATCAATTagaattaaaagaattaaataaaaaaaaaatatatattgaagaaataaattcTATGAATAGTAacttatttaatttaatgaACAAATTTGCAAATATGCTCAGAAATATTTATCTTAATAAATATAGTGTGGTCATAAAAAATggaaacaaaaaattaaatctatctaattattattatacaaatataaatcaaacatataaaataaatgatttttataaaaagggagaaaatatattaaatactaATCAtaatttcaaaaatataaatgaagatatattctatatatatcaaaaaataaatcagtaa